A single window of Papio anubis isolate 15944 chromosome 8, Panubis1.0, whole genome shotgun sequence DNA harbors:
- the GPAA1 gene encoding glycosylphosphatidylinositol anchor attachment 1 protein isoform X1 — protein MGLLSDPVRRRALARLVLRLNAPLCVLSYVAGIAWFLALVFPPLTQRTYMSENAMGSTMVEEQFAGGDRARAFARDFAAHRKKSGALPVAWLERTMRSVGLEVYTQSFSRKLPFPDETHERYVLGEWGVPGPRAHLGGRGLGWVSPWRVSWGQEAQWEGKSLVGIGGLEKGGLQRPTTVTLRSPPPYCIQMVSGTNVYGILRAPRAASTESLVLTVPCGSDSTNSQAVGLLLALAAHFRGQIYWAKDIIFLVTEHDLLGTEAWLEAYHDVNVTGMQSSPLQGRAGAIQAAVALELSSDVVTSLDVAVEGLNGQLPNLDLLNLFQTFCQKGGLLCTLQGKLQPQDWTSLDGPLQGLQTLLLMVLRQASGRPHGSHGLFLRYRVEALTLRGINSFRQYKYDLVAVGKALEGMFRKLNHLLERLHQSFFLYLLPALSRFVSIGLYMPAAGFLLLVLGLKALELWMQLHEAEVGVEEPGGAPGPSVPLPPSQGVGLASLVAPLLISQAMGLALYVLPVLGQHVATQHFPVAEAEAVVLTLLAIYAAGLALPHNTHRPLSCRVVSTQAPDRGWMALKLVALIYLALQLGCIALTNFSLGFLLATTMVPAAALAKPHGPRTLYAALLVLTSPAATLLGSLFLWRELQEAPLSLAEGWQLFLAALAQGVLEHHTYGALLFPLLSLGLYPCWLLFWNVLFWK, from the exons ATGGGCCTCCTGTCGGACCCCGTTCGCCGGCGCGCGCTCGCCCGCCTCGTGCTGCGCCTCAACGCGCCGCTGTG CGTGCTGAGCTACGTGGCGGGCATCGCCTGGTTCTTGGCGCTGGTTTTCCCGCCGCTGACCCAGCGCACTTACATGTCGGAGAACGCCATGGGCTCCACCATGGTGGAGGAGCAGTTTGCGGGCGGAGACCGTGCCCGGGCTTTTGCACGGGACTTCGCTGCCCACCGCAAGAAGTCGGG GGCTCTACCAGTGGCCTGGCTTGAACGGACGATGCGGTCAGTAGGGCTGGAGGTCTACACGCAGAGTTTCTCCCGGAAACTGCCCTTCCCAGATGAGACCCACGAGCGCTATGTACTGGGGGAGTGGGGTGTGCCTGGGCCCAGAGCGCACCTTGGAGGGAGGGGTCTGGGCTGGGTATCACCTTGGCGGGTATCATGGGGCCAGGAAGCTCAGTGGGAGGGGAAATCCCTGGTGGGCATTGGAGGGCTAGAGAAGGGGGGGCTTCAGCGCCCTACCACAGTTACACTGAGGTCCCCCCCGCCATACTGCATACAGATGGTGTCAGGCACCAACGTATACGGCATCCTGCGGGCCCCGCGTGCTGCCAGCACGGAGTCGCTTGTGCTCACCGTGCCCTGTGGCTCAGACTCTACCAACAGCCAGGCTGTGGGGCTGCTGCTGGCACTGGCTGCCCACTTCCGGG GGCAGATTTACTGGGCCAAAGATATCATCTTCCTGGTAACAGAACATGACCTTCTGGGCACTGAGGCTTGGCTTGAAGCCTACCACGATGTCAATGTCACTG GCATGCAGTCGTCACCCCTGCAGGGCCGAGCTGGGGCCATTCAGGCGGCCGTGGCACTGGAGCTGAGCAGTGATGTGGTCACCAGCCTCGATGTGGCTGTGGAGGGGCTCAACGGGCAGCTGCCCAACCTTGACCTGCTCAATCTCTTCCAGACCTTCTGCCAGAAAGGGGGCCTGTTGTGCACGCTTCAGGGCAAG CTGCAGCCTCAGGACTGGACGTCATTGGATGGACCGCTGCAGGGCCTGCAGACACTGCTGCTCATGGTTCTGCGGCAGGCCTCCGGCCGCCCCCACGGCTCCCATGGCCTCTTCCTGCGCTACCGTGTGGAGGCCCTAACCCTGCGGGGCATCAATAGCTTCCGCCAGTACAAGTATGACCTGGTGGCAGTGGGCAA GGCTTTGGAGGGCATGTTCCGCAAGCTCAACCACCTCCTGGAGCGCCTACACCAGTCCTTCTTCCTCTACTTGCTCCCCGCCCTCTCCCGCTTCGTCTCCATCGGCCTCTACATGCCCGCTGCCGGCTTCTTGCTCCTGGTTCTTGGTCTCAAG GCTCTGGAACTGTGGATGCAGCTGCATGAGGCCGAAGTGGGCGTTGAGGAGCCCGGGGGGGCCCCTGGCCCCAGTGTCCCCCTTCCCCCATCACAG GGTGTGGGGCTGGCCTCGCTCGTGGCACCTCTGCTGATCTCGCAGGCCATGGGACTGGCCCTCTATGTCCTGCCAGTGCTGGGCCAACACGTGGCCACGCAGCACTTCCCAGTggcagaggctgaggctgtggtGCTGACACTGCTGGCGATTTATGCAgctggcctggccctgccccacaACACACACCG CCCTTTGTCTTGCAGGGTGGTAAGCACACAGGCCCCAGACAGGGGCTGGATGGCACTGAAGCTGGTAGCCCTGATCTACCTAGCACTGCAGCTGGGCTGCATCGCCCTCACCAACTTCTCACTGGGCTTCCTGCTGGCCACCACCATGGTGCCCGCCGCTGCGCTTGCCAAGCCTCATGGGCCCCG GACTCTCTATGCTGCCCTGCTGGTGCTGACAAGCCCAGCAGCCACGCTCCTTGGCAGCCTGTTCCTGTGGCGGGAGCTTCAGGAGGCGCCACTGTCACTGGCCGAGGGCTGGCAGCTCTTCCTGGCAGCGCTGGCCCAGGGTGTGCTGGAGCACCACACCTACGGTGCCCTGCTCTTCCCACTGCTGTCTCTGGGCCTCTACCCCTGCTGGCTACTTTTCTGGAATGTGCTCTTCTGGAAGTGA
- the GPAA1 gene encoding glycosylphosphatidylinositol anchor attachment 1 protein isoform X3, with protein sequence MGLLSDPVRRRALARLVLRLNAPLCVLSYVAGIAWFLALVFPPLTQRTYMSENAMGSTMVEEQFAGGDRARAFARDFAAHRKKSGALPVAWLERTMRSVGLEVYTQSFSRKLPFPDETHERYMVSGTNVYGILRAPRAASTESLVLTVPCGSDSTNSQAVGLLLALAAHFRGQIYWAKDIIFLVTEHDLLGTEAWLEAYHDVNVTGMQSSPLQGRAGAIQAAVALELSSDVVTSLDVAVEGLNGQLPNLDLLNLFQTFCQKGGLLCTLQGKLQPQDWTSLDGPLQGLQTLLLMVLRQASGRPHGSHGLFLRYRVEALTLRGINSFRQYKYDLVAVGKALEGMFRKLNHLLERLHQSFFLYLLPALSRFVSIGLYMPAAGFLLLVLGLKALELWMQLHEAEVGVEEPGGAPGPSVPLPPSQGVGLASLVAPLLISQAMGLALYVLPVLGQHVATQHFPVAEAEAVVLTLLAIYAAGLALPHNTHRPLSCRVVSTQAPDRGWMALKLVALIYLALQLGCIALTNFSLGFLLATTMVPAAALAKPHGPRTLYAALLVLTSPAATLLGSLFLWRELQEAPLSLAEGWQLFLAALAQGVLEHHTYGALLFPLLSLGLYPCWLLFWNVLFWK encoded by the exons ATGGGCCTCCTGTCGGACCCCGTTCGCCGGCGCGCGCTCGCCCGCCTCGTGCTGCGCCTCAACGCGCCGCTGTG CGTGCTGAGCTACGTGGCGGGCATCGCCTGGTTCTTGGCGCTGGTTTTCCCGCCGCTGACCCAGCGCACTTACATGTCGGAGAACGCCATGGGCTCCACCATGGTGGAGGAGCAGTTTGCGGGCGGAGACCGTGCCCGGGCTTTTGCACGGGACTTCGCTGCCCACCGCAAGAAGTCGGG GGCTCTACCAGTGGCCTGGCTTGAACGGACGATGCGGTCAGTAGGGCTGGAGGTCTACACGCAGAGTTTCTCCCGGAAACTGCCCTTCCCAGATGAGACCCACGAGCGCTAT ATGGTGTCAGGCACCAACGTATACGGCATCCTGCGGGCCCCGCGTGCTGCCAGCACGGAGTCGCTTGTGCTCACCGTGCCCTGTGGCTCAGACTCTACCAACAGCCAGGCTGTGGGGCTGCTGCTGGCACTGGCTGCCCACTTCCGGG GGCAGATTTACTGGGCCAAAGATATCATCTTCCTGGTAACAGAACATGACCTTCTGGGCACTGAGGCTTGGCTTGAAGCCTACCACGATGTCAATGTCACTG GCATGCAGTCGTCACCCCTGCAGGGCCGAGCTGGGGCCATTCAGGCGGCCGTGGCACTGGAGCTGAGCAGTGATGTGGTCACCAGCCTCGATGTGGCTGTGGAGGGGCTCAACGGGCAGCTGCCCAACCTTGACCTGCTCAATCTCTTCCAGACCTTCTGCCAGAAAGGGGGCCTGTTGTGCACGCTTCAGGGCAAG CTGCAGCCTCAGGACTGGACGTCATTGGATGGACCGCTGCAGGGCCTGCAGACACTGCTGCTCATGGTTCTGCGGCAGGCCTCCGGCCGCCCCCACGGCTCCCATGGCCTCTTCCTGCGCTACCGTGTGGAGGCCCTAACCCTGCGGGGCATCAATAGCTTCCGCCAGTACAAGTATGACCTGGTGGCAGTGGGCAA GGCTTTGGAGGGCATGTTCCGCAAGCTCAACCACCTCCTGGAGCGCCTACACCAGTCCTTCTTCCTCTACTTGCTCCCCGCCCTCTCCCGCTTCGTCTCCATCGGCCTCTACATGCCCGCTGCCGGCTTCTTGCTCCTGGTTCTTGGTCTCAAG GCTCTGGAACTGTGGATGCAGCTGCATGAGGCCGAAGTGGGCGTTGAGGAGCCCGGGGGGGCCCCTGGCCCCAGTGTCCCCCTTCCCCCATCACAG GGTGTGGGGCTGGCCTCGCTCGTGGCACCTCTGCTGATCTCGCAGGCCATGGGACTGGCCCTCTATGTCCTGCCAGTGCTGGGCCAACACGTGGCCACGCAGCACTTCCCAGTggcagaggctgaggctgtggtGCTGACACTGCTGGCGATTTATGCAgctggcctggccctgccccacaACACACACCG CCCTTTGTCTTGCAGGGTGGTAAGCACACAGGCCCCAGACAGGGGCTGGATGGCACTGAAGCTGGTAGCCCTGATCTACCTAGCACTGCAGCTGGGCTGCATCGCCCTCACCAACTTCTCACTGGGCTTCCTGCTGGCCACCACCATGGTGCCCGCCGCTGCGCTTGCCAAGCCTCATGGGCCCCG GACTCTCTATGCTGCCCTGCTGGTGCTGACAAGCCCAGCAGCCACGCTCCTTGGCAGCCTGTTCCTGTGGCGGGAGCTTCAGGAGGCGCCACTGTCACTGGCCGAGGGCTGGCAGCTCTTCCTGGCAGCGCTGGCCCAGGGTGTGCTGGAGCACCACACCTACGGTGCCCTGCTCTTCCCACTGCTGTCTCTGGGCCTCTACCCCTGCTGGCTACTTTTCTGGAATGTGCTCTTCTGGAAGTGA
- the GPAA1 gene encoding glycosylphosphatidylinositol anchor attachment 1 protein isoform X2, translating to MGLLSDPVRRRALARLVLRLNAPLCVLSYVAGIAWFLALVFPPLTQRTYMSENAMGSTMVEEQFAGGDRARAFARDFAAHRKKSGALPVAWLERTMRSVGLEVYTQSFSRKLPFPDETHERYVLGEWGVPGPRAHLGGRGLGWVSPWRVSWGQEAQWEGKSLVGIGGLEKGGLQRPTTVTLRSPPPYCIQMVSGTNVYGILRAPRAASTESLVLTVPCGSDSTNSQAVGLLLALAAHFRGQIYWAKDIIFLVTEHDLLGTEAWLEAYHDVNVTGMQSSPLQGRAGAIQAAVALELSSDVVTSLDVAVEGLNGQLPNLDLLNLFQTFCQKGGLLCTLQGKLQPQDWTSLDGPLQGLQTLLLMVLRQASGRPHGSHGLFLRYRVEALTLRGINSFRQYKYDLVAVGKALEGMFRKLNHLLERLHQSFFLYLLPALSRFVSIGLYMPAAGFLLLVLGLKALELWMQLHEAEVGVEEPGGAPGPSVPLPPSQGVGLASLVAPLLISQAMGLALYVLPVLGQHVATQHFPVAEAEAVVLTLLAIYAAGLALPHNTHRVVSTQAPDRGWMALKLVALIYLALQLGCIALTNFSLGFLLATTMVPAAALAKPHGPRTLYAALLVLTSPAATLLGSLFLWRELQEAPLSLAEGWQLFLAALAQGVLEHHTYGALLFPLLSLGLYPCWLLFWNVLFWK from the exons ATGGGCCTCCTGTCGGACCCCGTTCGCCGGCGCGCGCTCGCCCGCCTCGTGCTGCGCCTCAACGCGCCGCTGTG CGTGCTGAGCTACGTGGCGGGCATCGCCTGGTTCTTGGCGCTGGTTTTCCCGCCGCTGACCCAGCGCACTTACATGTCGGAGAACGCCATGGGCTCCACCATGGTGGAGGAGCAGTTTGCGGGCGGAGACCGTGCCCGGGCTTTTGCACGGGACTTCGCTGCCCACCGCAAGAAGTCGGG GGCTCTACCAGTGGCCTGGCTTGAACGGACGATGCGGTCAGTAGGGCTGGAGGTCTACACGCAGAGTTTCTCCCGGAAACTGCCCTTCCCAGATGAGACCCACGAGCGCTATGTACTGGGGGAGTGGGGTGTGCCTGGGCCCAGAGCGCACCTTGGAGGGAGGGGTCTGGGCTGGGTATCACCTTGGCGGGTATCATGGGGCCAGGAAGCTCAGTGGGAGGGGAAATCCCTGGTGGGCATTGGAGGGCTAGAGAAGGGGGGGCTTCAGCGCCCTACCACAGTTACACTGAGGTCCCCCCCGCCATACTGCATACAGATGGTGTCAGGCACCAACGTATACGGCATCCTGCGGGCCCCGCGTGCTGCCAGCACGGAGTCGCTTGTGCTCACCGTGCCCTGTGGCTCAGACTCTACCAACAGCCAGGCTGTGGGGCTGCTGCTGGCACTGGCTGCCCACTTCCGGG GGCAGATTTACTGGGCCAAAGATATCATCTTCCTGGTAACAGAACATGACCTTCTGGGCACTGAGGCTTGGCTTGAAGCCTACCACGATGTCAATGTCACTG GCATGCAGTCGTCACCCCTGCAGGGCCGAGCTGGGGCCATTCAGGCGGCCGTGGCACTGGAGCTGAGCAGTGATGTGGTCACCAGCCTCGATGTGGCTGTGGAGGGGCTCAACGGGCAGCTGCCCAACCTTGACCTGCTCAATCTCTTCCAGACCTTCTGCCAGAAAGGGGGCCTGTTGTGCACGCTTCAGGGCAAG CTGCAGCCTCAGGACTGGACGTCATTGGATGGACCGCTGCAGGGCCTGCAGACACTGCTGCTCATGGTTCTGCGGCAGGCCTCCGGCCGCCCCCACGGCTCCCATGGCCTCTTCCTGCGCTACCGTGTGGAGGCCCTAACCCTGCGGGGCATCAATAGCTTCCGCCAGTACAAGTATGACCTGGTGGCAGTGGGCAA GGCTTTGGAGGGCATGTTCCGCAAGCTCAACCACCTCCTGGAGCGCCTACACCAGTCCTTCTTCCTCTACTTGCTCCCCGCCCTCTCCCGCTTCGTCTCCATCGGCCTCTACATGCCCGCTGCCGGCTTCTTGCTCCTGGTTCTTGGTCTCAAG GCTCTGGAACTGTGGATGCAGCTGCATGAGGCCGAAGTGGGCGTTGAGGAGCCCGGGGGGGCCCCTGGCCCCAGTGTCCCCCTTCCCCCATCACAG GGTGTGGGGCTGGCCTCGCTCGTGGCACCTCTGCTGATCTCGCAGGCCATGGGACTGGCCCTCTATGTCCTGCCAGTGCTGGGCCAACACGTGGCCACGCAGCACTTCCCAGTggcagaggctgaggctgtggtGCTGACACTGCTGGCGATTTATGCAgctggcctggccctgccccacaACACACACCG GGTGGTAAGCACACAGGCCCCAGACAGGGGCTGGATGGCACTGAAGCTGGTAGCCCTGATCTACCTAGCACTGCAGCTGGGCTGCATCGCCCTCACCAACTTCTCACTGGGCTTCCTGCTGGCCACCACCATGGTGCCCGCCGCTGCGCTTGCCAAGCCTCATGGGCCCCG GACTCTCTATGCTGCCCTGCTGGTGCTGACAAGCCCAGCAGCCACGCTCCTTGGCAGCCTGTTCCTGTGGCGGGAGCTTCAGGAGGCGCCACTGTCACTGGCCGAGGGCTGGCAGCTCTTCCTGGCAGCGCTGGCCCAGGGTGTGCTGGAGCACCACACCTACGGTGCCCTGCTCTTCCCACTGCTGTCTCTGGGCCTCTACCCCTGCTGGCTACTTTTCTGGAATGTGCTCTTCTGGAAGTGA
- the GPAA1 gene encoding glycosylphosphatidylinositol anchor attachment 1 protein isoform X5, translating to MGLLSDPVRRRALARLVLRLNAPLCVLSYVAGIAWFLALVFPPLTQRTYMSENAMGSTMVEEQFAGGDRARAFARDFAAHRKKSGALPVAWLERTMRSVGLEVYTQSFSRKLPFPDETHERYVLGEWGVPGPRAHLGGRGLGWVSPWRVSWGQEAQWEGKSLVGIGGLEKGGLQRPTTVTLRSPPPYCIQMVSGTNVYGILRAPRAASTESLVLTVPCGSDSTNSQAVGLLLALAAHFRGQIYWAKDIIFLVTEHDLLGTEAWLEAYHDVNVTGMQSSPLQGRAGAIQAAVALELSSDVVTSLDVAVEGLNGQLPNLDLLNLFQTFCQKGGLLCTLQGKLQPQDWTSLDGPLQGLQTLLLMVLRQASGRPHGSHGLFLRYRVEALTLRGINSFRQYKYDLVAVGKVVSTQAPDRGWMALKLVALIYLALQLGCIALTNFSLGFLLATTMVPAAALAKPHGPRTLYAALLVLTSPAATLLGSLFLWRELQEAPLSLAEGWQLFLAALAQGVLEHHTYGALLFPLLSLGLYPCWLLFWNVLFWK from the exons ATGGGCCTCCTGTCGGACCCCGTTCGCCGGCGCGCGCTCGCCCGCCTCGTGCTGCGCCTCAACGCGCCGCTGTG CGTGCTGAGCTACGTGGCGGGCATCGCCTGGTTCTTGGCGCTGGTTTTCCCGCCGCTGACCCAGCGCACTTACATGTCGGAGAACGCCATGGGCTCCACCATGGTGGAGGAGCAGTTTGCGGGCGGAGACCGTGCCCGGGCTTTTGCACGGGACTTCGCTGCCCACCGCAAGAAGTCGGG GGCTCTACCAGTGGCCTGGCTTGAACGGACGATGCGGTCAGTAGGGCTGGAGGTCTACACGCAGAGTTTCTCCCGGAAACTGCCCTTCCCAGATGAGACCCACGAGCGCTATGTACTGGGGGAGTGGGGTGTGCCTGGGCCCAGAGCGCACCTTGGAGGGAGGGGTCTGGGCTGGGTATCACCTTGGCGGGTATCATGGGGCCAGGAAGCTCAGTGGGAGGGGAAATCCCTGGTGGGCATTGGAGGGCTAGAGAAGGGGGGGCTTCAGCGCCCTACCACAGTTACACTGAGGTCCCCCCCGCCATACTGCATACAGATGGTGTCAGGCACCAACGTATACGGCATCCTGCGGGCCCCGCGTGCTGCCAGCACGGAGTCGCTTGTGCTCACCGTGCCCTGTGGCTCAGACTCTACCAACAGCCAGGCTGTGGGGCTGCTGCTGGCACTGGCTGCCCACTTCCGGG GGCAGATTTACTGGGCCAAAGATATCATCTTCCTGGTAACAGAACATGACCTTCTGGGCACTGAGGCTTGGCTTGAAGCCTACCACGATGTCAATGTCACTG GCATGCAGTCGTCACCCCTGCAGGGCCGAGCTGGGGCCATTCAGGCGGCCGTGGCACTGGAGCTGAGCAGTGATGTGGTCACCAGCCTCGATGTGGCTGTGGAGGGGCTCAACGGGCAGCTGCCCAACCTTGACCTGCTCAATCTCTTCCAGACCTTCTGCCAGAAAGGGGGCCTGTTGTGCACGCTTCAGGGCAAG CTGCAGCCTCAGGACTGGACGTCATTGGATGGACCGCTGCAGGGCCTGCAGACACTGCTGCTCATGGTTCTGCGGCAGGCCTCCGGCCGCCCCCACGGCTCCCATGGCCTCTTCCTGCGCTACCGTGTGGAGGCCCTAACCCTGCGGGGCATCAATAGCTTCCGCCAGTACAAGTATGACCTGGTGGCAGTGGGCAA GGTGGTAAGCACACAGGCCCCAGACAGGGGCTGGATGGCACTGAAGCTGGTAGCCCTGATCTACCTAGCACTGCAGCTGGGCTGCATCGCCCTCACCAACTTCTCACTGGGCTTCCTGCTGGCCACCACCATGGTGCCCGCCGCTGCGCTTGCCAAGCCTCATGGGCCCCG GACTCTCTATGCTGCCCTGCTGGTGCTGACAAGCCCAGCAGCCACGCTCCTTGGCAGCCTGTTCCTGTGGCGGGAGCTTCAGGAGGCGCCACTGTCACTGGCCGAGGGCTGGCAGCTCTTCCTGGCAGCGCTGGCCCAGGGTGTGCTGGAGCACCACACCTACGGTGCCCTGCTCTTCCCACTGCTGTCTCTGGGCCTCTACCCCTGCTGGCTACTTTTCTGGAATGTGCTCTTCTGGAAGTGA
- the EXOSC4 gene encoding exosome complex component RRP41: MAGLELLSDQGYRVDGRRAGELRKIQARMGVFAQADGSAYIEQGNTKALAVVYGPHEIRGSRARALPDRALVNCQYSSATFSTGERKRRPHGDRKSCEMGLQLRQTFEAAILTQLHPRSQIDIYVQVLQADGGTYAACVNAATLAVLDAGIPMRDFVCACSAGFVDGTALADLSHVEEAAGGPQLALALLPASGQIALLEMDARLHEDHLERVLEAAAQAARDVHTLLDRVVRQHVREASILLGD; the protein is encoded by the exons ATGGCGGGGCTGGAGCTCTTGTCGGACCAGGGCTACCGGGTGGACGGTCGGCGCGCCGGGGAGCTGCGCAAGATCCAGGCTCGGATGGGCGTGTTCGCGCAGGCTGACGGCTCGGCCTACATCGAGCAGGGCAACACCAAGGCGCTGGCGGTGGTCTACGGCCCGCACGAG ATCCGGGGTTCCCGGGCTCGAGCCCTGCCGGACAGGGCCCTAGTGAACTGTCAATATAGTTCAGCGACCTTCAGCACAGGTGAGCGCAAGCGACGGCCACATGGGGACCGGAAGTCCTGTGAGATGGGCCTGCAGCTCCGCCAGACTTTCGAGGCAGCCATCCTCACACAGCTGCACCCACGCTCCCAGATTGATATCTATGTGCAG GTGCTACAGGCAGATGGTGGGACTTATGCAGCTTGTGTGAATGCAGCCACACTGGCAGTGCTGGATGCTGGGATACCCATGAGAGACTTTGTGTGTGCGTGCTCAGCTGGCTTTGTGGACGGCACAGCCCTGGCGGACCTCAGCCATGTGGAGGAAGCAGCTGGTGGCCCCCagctggccctggccctgctgcCAGCCTCAGGACAGATTGCGCTGCTTGAGATGGATGCCCGGCTGCACGAGGACCACCTGGAGCGGGTGTTGGaggctgctgcccaggctgctcgAGATGTGCACACCCTCTTGGACAGAGTGGTCAGGCAGCATGTGCGTGAGGCCTCTATCTTGCTGGGGGACTGA
- the GPAA1 gene encoding glycosylphosphatidylinositol anchor attachment 1 protein isoform X4 yields the protein MGLLSDPVRRRALARLVLRLNAPLCVLSYVAGIAWFLALVFPPLTQRTYMSENAMGSTMVEEQFAGGDRARAFARDFAAHRKKSGALPVAWLERTMRSVGLEVYTQSFSRKLPFPDETHERYMVSGTNVYGILRAPRAASTESLVLTVPCGSDSTNSQAVGLLLALAAHFRGQIYWAKDIIFLVTEHDLLGTEAWLEAYHDVNVTGMQSSPLQGRAGAIQAAVALELSSDVVTSLDVAVEGLNGQLPNLDLLNLFQTFCQKGGLLCTLQGKLQPQDWTSLDGPLQGLQTLLLMVLRQASGRPHGSHGLFLRYRVEALTLRGINSFRQYKYDLVAVGKALEGMFRKLNHLLERLHQSFFLYLLPALSRFVSIGLYMPAAGFLLLVLGLKALELWMQLHEAEVGVEEPGGAPGPSVPLPPSQGVGLASLVAPLLISQAMGLALYVLPVLGQHVATQHFPVAEAEAVVLTLLAIYAAGLALPHNTHRVVSTQAPDRGWMALKLVALIYLALQLGCIALTNFSLGFLLATTMVPAAALAKPHGPRTLYAALLVLTSPAATLLGSLFLWRELQEAPLSLAEGWQLFLAALAQGVLEHHTYGALLFPLLSLGLYPCWLLFWNVLFWK from the exons ATGGGCCTCCTGTCGGACCCCGTTCGCCGGCGCGCGCTCGCCCGCCTCGTGCTGCGCCTCAACGCGCCGCTGTG CGTGCTGAGCTACGTGGCGGGCATCGCCTGGTTCTTGGCGCTGGTTTTCCCGCCGCTGACCCAGCGCACTTACATGTCGGAGAACGCCATGGGCTCCACCATGGTGGAGGAGCAGTTTGCGGGCGGAGACCGTGCCCGGGCTTTTGCACGGGACTTCGCTGCCCACCGCAAGAAGTCGGG GGCTCTACCAGTGGCCTGGCTTGAACGGACGATGCGGTCAGTAGGGCTGGAGGTCTACACGCAGAGTTTCTCCCGGAAACTGCCCTTCCCAGATGAGACCCACGAGCGCTAT ATGGTGTCAGGCACCAACGTATACGGCATCCTGCGGGCCCCGCGTGCTGCCAGCACGGAGTCGCTTGTGCTCACCGTGCCCTGTGGCTCAGACTCTACCAACAGCCAGGCTGTGGGGCTGCTGCTGGCACTGGCTGCCCACTTCCGGG GGCAGATTTACTGGGCCAAAGATATCATCTTCCTGGTAACAGAACATGACCTTCTGGGCACTGAGGCTTGGCTTGAAGCCTACCACGATGTCAATGTCACTG GCATGCAGTCGTCACCCCTGCAGGGCCGAGCTGGGGCCATTCAGGCGGCCGTGGCACTGGAGCTGAGCAGTGATGTGGTCACCAGCCTCGATGTGGCTGTGGAGGGGCTCAACGGGCAGCTGCCCAACCTTGACCTGCTCAATCTCTTCCAGACCTTCTGCCAGAAAGGGGGCCTGTTGTGCACGCTTCAGGGCAAG CTGCAGCCTCAGGACTGGACGTCATTGGATGGACCGCTGCAGGGCCTGCAGACACTGCTGCTCATGGTTCTGCGGCAGGCCTCCGGCCGCCCCCACGGCTCCCATGGCCTCTTCCTGCGCTACCGTGTGGAGGCCCTAACCCTGCGGGGCATCAATAGCTTCCGCCAGTACAAGTATGACCTGGTGGCAGTGGGCAA GGCTTTGGAGGGCATGTTCCGCAAGCTCAACCACCTCCTGGAGCGCCTACACCAGTCCTTCTTCCTCTACTTGCTCCCCGCCCTCTCCCGCTTCGTCTCCATCGGCCTCTACATGCCCGCTGCCGGCTTCTTGCTCCTGGTTCTTGGTCTCAAG GCTCTGGAACTGTGGATGCAGCTGCATGAGGCCGAAGTGGGCGTTGAGGAGCCCGGGGGGGCCCCTGGCCCCAGTGTCCCCCTTCCCCCATCACAG GGTGTGGGGCTGGCCTCGCTCGTGGCACCTCTGCTGATCTCGCAGGCCATGGGACTGGCCCTCTATGTCCTGCCAGTGCTGGGCCAACACGTGGCCACGCAGCACTTCCCAGTggcagaggctgaggctgtggtGCTGACACTGCTGGCGATTTATGCAgctggcctggccctgccccacaACACACACCG GGTGGTAAGCACACAGGCCCCAGACAGGGGCTGGATGGCACTGAAGCTGGTAGCCCTGATCTACCTAGCACTGCAGCTGGGCTGCATCGCCCTCACCAACTTCTCACTGGGCTTCCTGCTGGCCACCACCATGGTGCCCGCCGCTGCGCTTGCCAAGCCTCATGGGCCCCG GACTCTCTATGCTGCCCTGCTGGTGCTGACAAGCCCAGCAGCCACGCTCCTTGGCAGCCTGTTCCTGTGGCGGGAGCTTCAGGAGGCGCCACTGTCACTGGCCGAGGGCTGGCAGCTCTTCCTGGCAGCGCTGGCCCAGGGTGTGCTGGAGCACCACACCTACGGTGCCCTGCTCTTCCCACTGCTGTCTCTGGGCCTCTACCCCTGCTGGCTACTTTTCTGGAATGTGCTCTTCTGGAAGTGA